From one Halosimplex rubrum genomic stretch:
- a CDS encoding DUF4129 domain-containing protein has product MYDYPATAPTAAAEPTEGATTVSETEPTGETGETGGGAAGVDRRQAALVALCLLGLVVAAFVAPIAPDAGGFGPESGSGSGDGASGEGGGGSGDDGSGSGGGGGESGERGGDGAGGGGGGAGGAGDGPGDGGDGVIAEDGDPIPVPGDDAPPTERGCGVVVENEPVPGGTVRISVYDDLKPAEAVPVWFGDRFVGRTDATGRVSGRAPYTRNLNVTVRVPGEDCEFFRRPYDTGEGGDRSERSSVRDAALAGVGPDAGAVGTNPRTLDGGPAAAAGSQERDGNDTATYAVGGAVDLSVVGDPYPGTDVTLLAEVEDVPMREAAVSVDGERVGRTTANGRYELAVPTDAAELSVTVERGDFSGSTTVDVWDLDAALVPQEGLPVPGEPALVTAAAGPEPAADARVTLDGSRLGRADGNGTVGFALPADPRGTVAVETDRQSTTVPLWTAYASTMVASALLLVAGVVGTGVAARRRGRSAARRVATWWAAVAVLFVGLAVGEGLGLLASGALLAVVAAVRHRRAVASGGRTAAEQSRGFVAWIRGTALAVADGAAAGIDRLAALLGRLASRIAALPLSVRGLAARLWGWLRALPGRARRALAARLTLRRVAAAVLATAVLAALTYRFGALGFLGGLVGLWVAVVAYRRWTRDDLDTDDGSAREDRSAVATGSGATGSDEDGRERRTIRALWRRFAKRVRPRRWRQSTPGEVSRAAVERGLPERPVRALTDAFREVEYGDRAADDRSDRAREAFDSIEREREDEP; this is encoded by the coding sequence GTGTACGACTACCCGGCGACCGCGCCGACGGCGGCCGCGGAGCCGACCGAGGGGGCCACGACCGTGTCAGAGACCGAACCGACGGGCGAGACGGGCGAGACGGGCGGGGGAGCCGCGGGTGTCGACCGCCGGCAGGCCGCGCTCGTCGCGCTCTGTCTGCTCGGGCTCGTCGTCGCCGCGTTCGTCGCGCCGATCGCGCCCGACGCCGGCGGGTTCGGACCGGAGAGCGGTTCGGGCAGCGGCGACGGTGCCAGCGGTGAGGGCGGCGGTGGATCCGGCGACGACGGGTCCGGATCGGGCGGTGGCGGCGGTGAATCCGGGGAACGAGGCGGCGACGGTGCCGGAGGCGGCGGTGGGGGTGCGGGCGGTGCCGGGGACGGGCCGGGCGACGGCGGAGACGGCGTCATCGCCGAGGACGGCGACCCGATCCCGGTGCCCGGCGACGACGCGCCGCCGACCGAGCGGGGCTGCGGCGTCGTCGTCGAGAACGAACCGGTTCCGGGCGGGACCGTGCGGATCAGCGTCTACGACGACCTGAAACCGGCCGAGGCGGTCCCGGTCTGGTTCGGCGACCGCTTCGTCGGCCGGACCGACGCGACCGGCCGCGTCAGCGGCCGCGCGCCCTACACCCGAAACCTGAACGTCACCGTCCGGGTACCCGGCGAGGACTGCGAGTTCTTCCGGCGGCCGTACGACACCGGCGAGGGCGGCGACCGGAGCGAGCGGTCGAGCGTCCGCGACGCGGCGCTCGCGGGCGTCGGCCCCGATGCGGGAGCCGTCGGGACGAATCCGCGGACGCTCGACGGCGGACCGGCGGCGGCCGCGGGTTCGCAGGAGCGCGACGGGAACGACACCGCCACCTACGCGGTCGGCGGGGCCGTCGACCTCTCGGTCGTCGGCGACCCCTACCCCGGGACCGACGTGACGCTCCTCGCGGAGGTCGAGGACGTACCGATGCGCGAGGCGGCCGTCAGCGTCGACGGCGAGCGCGTCGGCCGAACGACCGCGAACGGGCGCTACGAACTCGCGGTCCCGACCGACGCGGCGGAACTGTCGGTGACGGTCGAGCGCGGCGACTTCTCGGGGTCGACGACGGTCGACGTGTGGGACCTCGACGCCGCGCTCGTCCCCCAGGAGGGGTTGCCCGTCCCCGGCGAGCCGGCGCTGGTGACCGCCGCCGCCGGGCCCGAGCCCGCGGCCGACGCCCGCGTCACCCTCGACGGATCGCGGCTGGGGCGCGCCGACGGGAACGGGACGGTCGGCTTCGCGCTCCCGGCGGACCCGCGCGGGACGGTCGCGGTCGAGACCGACCGGCAGTCGACGACGGTCCCGCTGTGGACCGCCTACGCGTCGACGATGGTCGCGAGCGCGCTCCTGCTGGTCGCCGGCGTCGTCGGGACCGGCGTCGCCGCGCGCCGCCGCGGTCGGAGCGCCGCCCGCCGGGTCGCGACGTGGTGGGCCGCGGTCGCCGTCCTGTTCGTCGGCCTCGCCGTCGGCGAGGGACTCGGACTGCTCGCGTCGGGCGCACTCCTGGCCGTCGTCGCGGCGGTCCGCCACCGACGGGCCGTCGCCTCCGGCGGTCGGACGGCCGCCGAACAGTCCCGCGGGTTCGTCGCCTGGATCCGCGGAACGGCGCTCGCGGTCGCCGACGGCGCGGCGGCCGGGATCGACCGGTTGGCGGCGCTGCTGGGCCGGCTCGCGAGCCGTATCGCCGCGCTCCCGCTGTCGGTCCGTGGGCTGGCGGCCCGACTGTGGGGCTGGCTCCGCGCGCTCCCCGGTCGAGCGCGACGGGCGCTCGCGGCTCGCCTCACCCTCCGCCGCGTCGCGGCCGCCGTCCTCGCGACCGCGGTGCTCGCGGCCCTCACCTATCGGTTCGGTGCGCTCGGGTTCCTCGGCGGTCTGGTCGGTCTCTGGGTCGCCGTCGTCGCCTACCGCCGGTGGACCCGCGACGACCTCGACACCGACGACGGGAGCGCGCGGGAGGACCGCTCGGCGGTCGCGACCGGTTCCGGGGCGACCGGGAGCGACGAGGACGGCCGAGAGCGGCGCACGATCCGGGCGCTGTGGCGGCGGTTCGCGAAGCGGGTCCGACCCCGGAGGTGGCGCCAGTCGACGCCGGGCGAGGTGTCGCGGGCGGCCGTCGAGCGCGGGCTACCCGAGCGGCCGGTGCGCGCGCTGACCGACGCCTTCCGCGAGGTCGAGTACGGCGACCGGGCGGCCGACGACCGGAGCGACCGCGCCCGTGAGGCCTTCGACTCCATCGAGCGCGAGCGGGAGGACGAGCCGTGA